The sequence ATGCTGGACATCCCGGTTCATATCCTATAATTACACACTATATGCACCATGGTAGTAACAATAAGGATGGGTTTATATTGCCAATCTGTATACCATTTCTGGCCATGGAAAGGTTCAAACAAGAGGTGAAGAACATGATTGAGGGGCCTAATTATAATGCTTATGAAACGGTTCGGCCTGGTAAGATTACATCCATGCTTTAGGAATTTTAATAATGTGTTTGGTAAAGGCAGATATATTGAAAATCCTTTCGCTTGGTCTAGGAAGAAAAGTAATAATTTGCCTTCTTGAATGATGCCAAAGTTTATTGTATTAAATGAATACTAAACAAGAAATTGTCATGTTGTAGTCTATGGGAAAGtcaaagaagttttttttttttttttttttttgggtaaatgtaaCACTCAAAGAAGATTAATTGTTGATTGagtatgtatttttttgtatCTTATTTAATTTGTAAGTTTTTTGTGTTGTCGGTTGGTGTTCAAAGAAAGGAGATGTGGTTTTCCATATGGTCGTAGTCAATAGGCAATTCGGTTTCCCTTTTAATCCTGATTGATCTTTCAATgttgatatataatttgtatattaattaatcacgAATAGAATAATATTCCCAACTTTGATTTGCAAGATTTGCTTTTTCGTGTTGAGATTCATCCCGACgacctatatatacatatatatatatatatatatattgtcaaacattacaatatattcaaaatttaaaaaaatatatataaaaaagatttgACTAAGTTTGGTTGAATTAGAGTGGTTTTACCCGTAAATCAAACCTATtcaaatttatgaattatgacCACCTGTTTgataggaaaagaaaattaaaatataaattaatttagttggagaagttataattataataaaattatttgggcatatttatatgttaatcagattatttattttgtgaacgtgttgaatttaatcaaaaatagaTTAACATGTTGCACTTTGTATATCAATACATACCATATCCGTTTAATAAgttatttgcatttttaaaatttcaaatttctcattcaatatatattagcttatatatatattatgtgtgtaTGGATATATActcattttaaataaacattcaGTAATTTATATACgcattgaaaaatatatgtaaaatattgtGTAAAGAATACGGTACTatgcattattttaaaaaataaataaaatacattaatttgtactattttaagaaaatttaagaaatggattatatataatatttttgtccGATGTAACATGGAAATGAAGATATACCTCCACAAGGTGCAGTGTGTGGTCGTCTTATAAGTTCATTTTGTCATCACATCCTCTCATTCgttctcatatatatacataagagGAGTAATTCAGAAAATTGATGGTTTgacgagatttttttttttttccctatttaaAAAGGTTGGATCACCCTCCGAAGCAACAGACTGTCTGATCTGTAAACagcttgacttttttttttttttttaaatgacgaTTCGTTGACTTTGGGAATGTgaggttttctttatttaatcaGAAAACGCATAGCCtggatttataatttacaaCCCATTTTCAATCTAAGTGAGAGAGTGTAACATGAACCCACAGCCTCAAATATATGAATGTGAGGGCATTCGGTCAATCTTATTTGTCAAATGGTTTATTTGCAAGTATATCAGAATTATccttgaccaaaaaaaaaaaaaaaagtgtaaaatttaatttctcctCTTGTGTAAGTATCAAACTATCCTACACTTTCATCAAAATCACTTATCGCTTTTCAAACCTTGCTCTAATTTATACTCTTCAATGGAAGTGTCACTCTTGAACCTCAACTGTATACATACTGACCTTAATTATGATATGTGTTTGGTaagacatatatacatatatataatcccTTTGCTTAATCTagggaacaaaaaaataaataaaagacccACTAGCAGtactatttataatattatacttCAAACATACGacttatgtataatttttttactattgAAATTGGGATTGAGAGGTAGATTCCTGGATCTATAAGTATCAACtctaaaacacatatttcccacaaaatgaaaatatcaTTCTCTCTTTGAGCCTCTCCTCTTTGCTTTGCTTTCTATACATCTCAATTTTCCATACCATGGAAACGGTAACACCAATTTCCAACCTCACCTTCAAGGTGAAAAGGCGTGAGCCAGATCTAATTGTTCCTTCAAAGCCAACACCTCATGAAGTTAAGAAACTCTCGGATGTTGATAACCAGAAAGCCTTGAGGCTTCACACTGTTGCAGTCTGGTTTTACAAGAATAGTCCTTCAATGGAAGGGAAAGACCCCGTTAAGGTGATCAGGGAAGCAATTGGTAAAGCACTTGTGTATTACTATCCGTTAGCTGGACGGCTCAAGGAAGACTCCAATGGCAAACTTATGGTGGATTGTAATGCCAAAGGAGTGTATTTCATCGAGGCTGATGCCGATGTCAACCTTGAGCAACTAGGCCACAAAATTATTCAACCACCATTTCCATATCTTCATGAGGTTCTTTATAGTGTTCCTGGCTCTAATAAAGTTGTTGATGCTCCTTTGTGGTTAATACAGGTGTGTCTTCTTTTGCTTTGCTTTCCTgctagtatgtatatatatatatatagaaattctgTGATGCGAATAAAAAGTCGGTAGTAAAGGTTTTAATGATCTTGCCATCATAATATCTCTTTTTGTTATTGATTGATTCTACTTCTAGGTTATTGaatgaaatttgtttttctatACAGCAAGTGGTATGAAATATCTTTCTCTATAAATCCTCTCCCTCTCTCTACACATacatatgaaaaagaaagaaattaagctTCTTATATATCGACgattaataaaaactttattatataaacaaatatatatatatatatatgtaggtgaCTCGTTTAAGATGTGGAGGTTTCATTGTGGCAACAACTCATAACCACACGATGGTCGATGCATTTGGGGTCGGTCTGTTCATGAACGCAGTAGGGGAGATGGCAAGAGGTGCACAATACCCATCTGTTGTGCCTGTGTGGCATAGAGAGCTCTTAGATGCTCGAAAACCTCCACGAGTAACTCGTATCCACCATGAATACCAAAGAGATATCAATGATGCTAAGCTAGACATTGATATGACAAACCTATCTTATCTCTCTTTCGTCTTCGGTCCTGATCAGATAAAGGCCATTCGAAAACATCTTCCACCACACCTTGCTAGTTGCTCGCGCTTCGAATTAATAACAGCTTGCATATGGAAATGTCGAACACTTGCACTAAATTTGGATCCTGAAGAGGTTGTTCAAGTTACATGCGCGTTCAATGGACGTGGCAAGAACTTCGGTTTAAATCTGCCTGTAGGTTACTATGGCAATGCGGTTTTCTTCCTGAATGCAATCTCAAAGGCTGGAGTTTTATGCAAAAATCCATTGGGATATGCAGTGGAGTTGTTGAAGAAAGCAAGGTCGGAAATGGACGAAGGGCACATAAGATCGGTTACCGATTTCATTGTAACGAAACAACCTCCTAATTATAAGATCAAAGGGAACTTTATTGTTTCGGATTTAACAAAAGTTGGATTAGGAGAAGTTGATTTCGGGTGGGGTTTAGCTGAATTTGGTGGAAATCCCCGTTCATATCCTATGGTGACACATTATGAACACCACAGGAGTGACAATAATGTGGGTGATAAGATTGTAGTGCCAATGTGTTTGCCATTGTTGGATATGGAAAGATTCAAAGAagagatgaagaagatgattgATGGGACCACTAACACTTATGAAACAATTAATCAACCtgttaagaataatattaaatccATGCTGTAATAGTTTTAAATAATGTGTATGAATTATCCTTTTGCTTTGCTTCCTTGCATGTCCAACTGCTGTTAAAAATTGTCAAAGAAGAAATGTTCAATGATGTATTCATTTGGAAAAAAGTCAATGCGATATCTATTGTTGattaaaatattgtaattttatcTCTATGGTTGgttaaaatattgtaattttatcttacttttttttataagtttttgcgTGTTGTAATTTAGTGTTTATAGGGAGAGGAGATgtggtttattattatatagtttctAGCCGAAGATTGAGGTTCAGGGATACCCGTTCATTCAGTGTTAATAATGAGAGGGACCCACGTATTGCCACATGGCATGCAGTCCATAAGTGGATTTCAGCTAGATGGTAAACTTCAGGACGGGGATAAGTAtggcattttattattattattatttatatttcttcttTGACGCAAAGTTATAAGTAGTATGTTAATCTTTaggttaataaatatatgttaacCAAATTGttgattgtttttaatttatctttctatatatatatatatatatatatttatatttgtgtatttTCTCCTTCCTGGCTTGAATTTATTTACATGAGAATTGACAAAGAgttcaaagccaaaaaaaaaaaaaaaaaaaaaaaaaaagattttcttttttttttttttttttttgtgtgctAAGGCAAAAGAGAGTTAGAAATACAAATAAGAAAGGTTAATCTAGctgaaaatcaaatatttacaataatattattgaatgaTATTAGTAGATTTAGTCCAATGCTAAAATCAttgatgataaaaatatttagaccttaaccttaataaaaatattctctATCTcccaaattataattaaaaaaataatattaatgaatgTGTTatcgataaaattataaattatgagTATTTTCAACATTTAATTGGTACAAAAAATGAACCCGCAGACAATTTGATCTCAGAAATGATTCTCTGGACGGAATCTAATACATCAGcatttaatgtatatatatgtctgtatgTAAATCTTATccaaaatcgatattttttgaaaaaaaaaaaatcgattttgAATGTAGTTTGTATGTAAACGGTTTGTAAATGCTGatccaatattatttttatttttattttttattgttttgttaaccTGGCATTGTCGACTGAATATATTTGGAAACAAGATctactttttaattaattaaaggacAACGTCCACACTCATGTGGAAGCACTCTTTTTTACATCAATATGGTATActattaaattcaatttaaattttataaccaattaaaattgatttatatgaaccacatattttataatcatatttaattattaattattatattttatgggaTCCACCAAATAATACGGAGGTAAATAAAACTTTCACGCTTCATCAAAATAAGATAGACTGCCTCACGTAgaggaaaaaattttctttaattattttaccaaaaaatatatcatagagtaaattaaaataaaatataaaatataaaatatggttTTGGTGGGAAACATGTAAATGAGTTCTCATTgattgatcatatatatatatatatatatatatgacaagagagttaattaaaataaaatatgtaacatAAAAAACGGTTTGTGTGGGAGGCATGTAAATGAATTCTCATCTCAACAATTAGGATAATCAAAGTCAACAACCAGTACTTAATTTGTCATATATATCACCAAATTATTAGTttgttaatttataaaatttaggaattaaAAAAGTACTGTCAAACAAATAATAACTCTTTGTCgtttctgattttattttaaattagccAAGTTATCCAAAACACATCAAATAACTCTCCTATgtacgtatgtatatatatatatatatatacacatatatatataattataagggAAGTCGTTCATTGAATGATGTGCGAaacacattttaaaatatattgtgaAATTTTATGCAACAAAAATTTTCTACTGTTACTGAATATATTTCATATACCACTTCATTAATAACTTCTCCCACAATAataattccatatatatatatatatatatttatatgttttctcTTCCTAGCTACTTCATAGTCTTTCCTTCTCATTTGTTCTTGAtcaatcttgttcttcttcatttGTATTCCTTTCAACTTGACATGCATAACTATCGCTCATCATAACAcaactatatctatatatatatatatatatatatagctctaTTATAATTACTGGGGATGTCAAACCTCATTTTGGCAAATCAACTGATACTTCCTTCATCCATCAGATGCATACATACTCTCTGACGTCCCTCACCACTTTAGGATATGTGCCACACATCATAATTTGGGCAACCTCCCCCATCATATGCAAACCCATCACTTATCTAACACGAcccttttgataattttatttacatttttaaaatttcaatttaacataaaaattaatagacTATAATAGcttatattttaagaaattttaaagaaatgtaATATAACATATGTTTCGGACGTGGAAGTGAAGAACCTCCACAACGTGTGATGATGCTTGGTAAATCGCTTTCTTCACTAGtctaatgtatgtatataaaattaataatttggagAATTGATGGATCGacgaaataattttttaaaacgattaaaaaatgaaataaaaaaaataataataaatgagacTTGTTATTgtggacatatatatatttctaaaccCGAAGCAATTGTTCAGGTTAGTCTGGTctgtaaacaattaataaattagcTTGGCTAATCAATCGTTCAAAGTGACACGTTAATTAAGACATATGTTAATTAGTcaatcttcttttcttcatgATTATGAGATGCGTTTGGTAGGGCCATATTGTAATCCCTTTTGCAGTTTTTCAAGGAACATGCTTGGATTTTGTAAAATACATTTGCCCAACTGATTACGATATgtgaacaaatatataaaaataaataaaaaataaaaaagggtcaTAATTAGGAAAGTCAAGGAGATTTATGTTagattaattgcatttttaacACTAAACTTAGATATTCACTTTAGGCCTTTGATGTCTTGCTTGTGCTAGAGGTTGACATAGACCTCTACCTAAAAATCTAACATAAGGGCAACAATTAAAGATTCTAAAATATAGAAAGATTTATGCAGTTTAAGAAGACTGAATCAAGCCAACAGTATCAGAATACTTCTTTATGCATTAAATCAGCAAAAATCTTTCAGACAAAATAGAACAATCATGCTTATAGAGACAATTAAATGTATCATGTAAATTAGTTCCTCCTAGAAGGTCTAGATGGAGAATTTAACACCCTCATCATCAGCTGAAGTGCCCTTGAAAATTGCAAGCTTCCCTTTTTGTTCTAGGAGCTTCAAAGCTCGCATAAGAATTGTCCGGTCAATACCACTAAGCTCTGCGTATAAAGAGCATATAGGTAAGAATGgggttttaaaatgaaaataacaataataatgataagatATGAGGATGATAATGATAACGAAGATGATTTTGCATCCATAGTCATGAAATGTTTCAACAGAATTAAGAGCTCATGCATACATCTTCTCTACCTTCATGTGTGAATAAGCTAGTCCACAAAGGCAAATGAAGTGATGGACTAGCAAATGAATCGATCACATTGAGGCATTAAAAAACATACTAACTATTAATATTCCTTCCATGGTTCCACATGAAAAGACAAATATGAAAACAACCTATAAGTTCGATTGGGCTATGACTAGAGGCCTTTTGAATTTCATATGGCCATGGCAGTCAGTGCCCCTAAGATCATAGAAGCAATGCTGCAGATAAAGAAGATTGTTGCAGTGTAGCTCCATGGGAACCATAAAACAATACACatgaaatattatatacattagcatatatttatataagtctACCTTCCCCAGCTAAAGTCAGCATCAAATCTAAGAGCAAGATCTTCCACAAAGGTTTTCCtcttaaatcaatttatt comes from Ziziphus jujuba cultivar Dongzao chromosome 6, ASM3175591v1 and encodes:
- the LOC107405753 gene encoding methanol O-anthraniloyltransferase-like, with translation METVTPISNLTFKVKRREPDLIVPSKPTPHEVKKLSDVDNQKALRLHTVAVWFYKNSPSMEGKDPVKVIREAIGKALVYYYPLAGRLKEDSNGKLMVDCNAKGVYFIEADADVNLEQLGHKIIQPPFPYLHEVLYSVPGSNKVVDAPLWLIQVTRLRCGGFIVATTHNHTMVDAFGVGLFMNAVGEMARGAQYPSVVPVWHRELLDARKPPRVTRIHHEYQRDINDAKLDIDMTNLSYLSFVFGPDQIKAIRKHLPPHLASCSRFELITACIWKCRTLALNLDPEEVVQVTCAFNGRGKNFGLNLPVGYYGNAVFFLNAISKAGVLCKNPLGYAVELLKKARSEMDEGHIRSVTDFIVTKQPPNYKIKGNFIVSDLTKVGLGEVDFGWGLAEFGGNPRSYPMVTHYEHHRSDNNVGDKIVVPMCLPLLDMERFKEEMKKMIDGTTNTYETINQPVKNNIKSML